The window ACATCTGGCCGCTGGAGCAGGTCTTCGAGGAGCTCGACCACCTGGTCGACGACAACGACCACTTCGAGTTCTTCTGGTTCCCCACCACGCGCCGGGTACAGATCCTGCGCAACACCCGGGTCGAGGCAGGGCCTGGCCCGAGCAGCTCCCCCGGGCTGGGCCACCGGGTGCGGCGGGCCGCCGCCCGCGCCCGCAGCTTCCTCGACGACGAGGTGCTGGCGAACGCGGCGCTCGAGGGGGCGAACCGCCTGGCCACCACGTTCCCGGCCACGACGCCCAGGCTCAACGCGGTGGCGGCCCGCGCCCTGCGCCCGCGCGACTACCGTGCGCCGTCGCACGAGGTGCTCTGCACCAACCGGCGCGTGCGGTTCCGGGAGATGGAGTACGCGATACCCCGCGCTCTTGTGGTCGACGTGCTGAAGGAGATCGACGACTGGCTGTCCAGCAGCCGCGAGAACGTCCCCTTCCCGATGGAGATCCGCTTCGCACCCGCCGACGACGTCTGGCTCTCCACTGCGCACGGCCGCGAGACCGCGTACGTGGCGGTGCAGCAGTACTGGCGCCTGCCGCACGCGCGGTACTTCGAGGCCGCCGAACAGATCTTCACGGCAGCGGGCGGGCGCCCGCACTGGGGCAAGATCCACACCCGCGACGCCGAGTACCTCGCCGACCAGTACCGCCACTTCCCGGACTTCCTTCGGGTGCGCGAGAGCGCCGACCCCGAGGGCGTGTTCACCAACCCCTACACCCGCGGGGTCTTCGGCTGATCAGGAGGCGCAGCGCCTGAGCCCTCAGGGCTGCATGTCGTCGAACACGTCGTGGGCCAGGTCCGCGAACCCCTGGCGCGCCGCGTCGTCGTCCTGGTCGACCATCCAGGCCAGCTCGATGCCGTCGATGCGGAGCGCCGTCGTCCGCGCGAGCGCGCCGATCTCGGTCCGGAACTTGACGCCGGCGACGTCGGCCAGCCGCTGCAGGTACTCGCGCGTCATCGCGATGCTCTGCTTGAGGTGTGCCTGCGCGACCTCGCGCAGCACGGGCGTCCGGGCGCCCGAGACGGCGAACTCGAAGGTCAGCAGCCGCATGTGCTGGTGCTGCTTGAGGCCCACGAGCAGCGCGTCGACGGTGGCCACCTCGAGCTTGTCCCGGTCCGGCCCCACCTCGAGCGCGGAGAGCACCGGCTCCGAGGCCCGCATGGCGATGCTGCGGCCCATGGCCCGCAGCATCGCGTCCTTGTCGTCGAAGCAGTAGTGCACGGTGCCCAGCGAGATCCCGGCCTCCTGGGCCACCCGGCGCACGGTGACGGACTCGACGCCCTCCCGCATCGCCACGTTCAGGCCGGCCTCGACGATCTCGGCCCGCCGCTCGTCGAGCGGCTTGCGCTTGTTGTTCATGCCTCGCCCCCGCCGTCAGGCACCACGAGCGCCGTCGCGATCGCCGCGACACCCTCGCCGCGCCCGGTCAGACCGAGGGCATCCGTAGTGGTCGCAGTGAGGGAGACGGGCGCGCCAGCAGCGGCGGAGAGGGCCGCCTGTGCCTCGTCGCGCCGCGTGCCGACCCGCGGTTGGTTTCCGATCACCTGGACTGCCACATTACCGATCATGTACCCAGCAGCCCGGACGCGCCTCGCGGCTTCCGCCAGCAGCGTGGTCCCGGACGCCCCCGCCCACTCGGGACGGCCGGTCCCGAAGTGCGAACCGAGGTCGCCCAGGCCCGACGCCGAGAACAGTGCATCCGCCGCCGCGTGCGCCGCGACATCAGCGTCGGAGTGCCCGGCCAGGCCGCGCTCCCCCGGCCAGTGCAGGCCCCCGAGCCACATCTCCCGGTCCGAGCCGTCGGGCGCGAACGCGTGCACGTCGACCCCGATACCGGTGCGCGGCAGCGGGTACGCGGCCGGTGCGGGCCGTGCGGGGTCGGGGGTGCTCGACGGGTCGGTCATGCGTTGGTCTCCTGCAGCACGAGTGACGCGAGCAACAGGTCGCGTTCGGTGGTGATCTTGAAGGCCGACGCGTCCCCGGCGACGATGTGCACCGGCTCGCCGAGGGCCTCGACGAGGCCGGCGTCGTCGGTGGCCGCCAGGTGCTCGGCCGCGGCCCGAGCCGCGCCGATCCGGTGCGCGCGGACCAGTAGGTCCCGGGCGAACCCCTGGGGCGTCTGGACGGCTCGCAGCATCGAGCGGTCGGGGGTGCCGGTGACGAGCTCGGCGTCGCCGTCCGGCCGCACCTGTTTGACCGTGTCGGTGACGGGCAGACCGGGTATGACGGCGCCGTGGCCGCTGCGGACGGCGCCCACCACCCGCTTGACGAGGTCCGGCGGGACGAGGGGGCGCGCCGCGTCGTGCACCAGGACGACGTCGTCGCCGGGCCGGGCGAGCGCCAGGCCGGCGGCTACCGACGCCTGCCTCGTAGGGCCGCCGTCGGTCACCTCGACGGGGATCCGCACGTGCGGATCATCGGCAAGCAGGTCGGTCATCACGGCAACCAGGCCATCGGGTGCGGTAACGACCAGAGCGTCCACGACGCCCGACGCCGCGAGGCGTCGCGCGGCGTGCAGCACGAGTGGAAAGCCGTCCAGCTCCACCAGAGCCTTGGGCAGGTCGCGCCCTAGTCGGGATCCCGAACCGGCAGCCGTAAGGATTGCAAGGGTCGTCATCTCGTCGCAGGTCCCCACAGGATCATGATTGAAGCGAAGGATCCCGTGGGGCGCGAGCACCGGGTCCTTCATTGGTGCATCAGAAGTGCGAGGGATCCTGTGGGTGGGTCAGGAAGCGAGCACCTCGTCGAGGATCGCTTCCGCCTTCTCCTCTTCGGTGTGCTCAGCCAGTGCGAGCTCGGACACGAGAATCTGCCGTGCCTTGGCAAGCATTCGCTTCTCACCTGCGGAAAGACCGCGGTCGGCGTCTCGGCGGGACAGGTCGCGAACGACCTCGGCCACCTTGATGACATCGCCGGACGCAAGCTTCTCCAGGTTCGCCTTGTACCGGCGCGACCAGTTGGTGGGCTCTTCGGTGTACGGCGCACGCAGGACCTCGAACACGCGGTCGAGACCTTCCTGGCCGACGACGTCGCGCACACCCACGAGGTCGACATTCTCTGCCGGAACCTCGATGGTGAGGTCGCCCTGGGCGACCTTGAGCTTGAGGTACATCTTCTCTTCGCCGCGGATCTTGCGGACCTTGATCTCTTCGATCAGCGCCGCGCCGTGGTGCGGGTAGACAACCGTCTCGCCTACTGTGAACGTCATCTGCAGATGTCCCCTTTCCCTGAAACCAGGTTACCACGGCGTGATCAGCAGAACTTGCGCCCTTGGCATTGCCTGATAGCCGTTCGAGCGAGCGTTTCCGCAGGTCAGGGCCCTGCAACGGGGGCGATGGGAGGCAGTCTTCGCCCCTAGGACCTCGGTCTGATCGTTCCGGAGCCGTGACCGTAGCCACGCTCTGACCGGGCAAATCGCCTCCGTTCGCGATGCGCGGGCATACCGCTGGGGCCACTAGGATTGGGCGGGGATCCGCCCCACCCGAACCAGCCGAACTTTCAGGGAGTCAACCGTGTCCCGTCGCGCCACCGCCGCCCGAGGCGCCCGCACCATCGCCGTCGCGGCGGTCTCTGCCGCAGGGGCCCTCCTCCTGGCGGCCTGCGCCCCGACCACGACGACGCTGACCTACGACCCGTCCGACGGCGTCGGCGTCTCCGTGCTGGGCGAGGAGCAGACGGATCTGCGCGGGATCAACCTCATGGTCATCTCGGCTGCCGAGGGCGAGGCCGGCAACGTCCTGGGCGCACTCGCCAACGAGACGGCGGACGACGTCTCGTTCACGCTGGAGGCCCCTGGCGCCTCGCCCGTCACGGTCGCGGTCCCCGCAGGCGGCACGGTCTACCTGGGCACCGAGACCGGGCAGGCCGTCCAGCTCGACACCGTGGACGCGGCCCCAGGCGAGTACGTCACCGCGACGCTCACCGTCGGCGCCGACTCTCGGGACTTCGAGCTGCCGGTGCTCGACGGCACCCTGCCGGAGTACGCGGACTACCTGCCGGTTGCAGTGCTGCCGTCGCCGGTCGTCTCGCCGTCCCCTGCTGTGTCGCCGTCGCCGTCCGGCTCGCCGTCGCCGTCCGCCACGGAGTGACCCGACCGAAGTAATAAGAACGACCCCAACACCATGCACGCGACGCCGTGCAGAGTGTTGGGGTCGTTCTTGCTGACCCGGTCCTAGATCACCCGAAGCGGCCCGAGACGTAGTCCTCGGTGGCCTTCTCGGCGGGCGACGCGAAGATCGTCGCGGTGTCGTTCATCTCGATCAGCTTGCCGGGCTTGCCGGTGCCCGCGATGTTGAAGAACGCCGTCCGGTCGCTCACGCGAGCAGCCTGCTGCATGTTGTGCGTCACGATGACGATCGTGTAGTCCTTCTTGAGCTCCTGGATCAGGTCCTCGATCGCCAGGGTGGAGATCGGGTCCAGGGCCGAGCACGGCTCGTCCATCAGCACCACCTGCGGCTTCACGGCGATGGCGCGTGCGATGCAGAGGCGCTGCTGCTGGCCGCCCGACAGGCCGGAGCCCGGCCGCTCCAGGCGGTCCTTGACCTCGTTCCAGAGGTTGGCCCCACGCAGGGACGACTCGACCAGGTCGTCCGCGTCGGACTTCGAGATCCGCTTGTTGTTGAGCTTCACGCCAGCCAGCACGTTGTCCCGGATCGACATGGTGGGGAACGGGTTGGGGCGCTGGAACACCATGCCGACGGTGCGGCGCACGGCCACCGGGTCGACGTCGGCGCCGTACAGGTTGACCCCCTCGAGCTCGACGGAGCCCTCCACGCGGGCACCCGGCGCGACCTCGTGCATGCGGTTCAGGGTGCGCAAGAACGTCGTCTTGCCGCATCCGGACGGGCCGATGAAGGCCGTGACGGACTTGGGGTCGATCGTCATGGAGACACCCTCTACGGCGAGAAAGTCGCCGTAGTAGATGTCGAGGTCCTTCACGTCGATGCGCTGTGCCATCGGATCATTCCTTCGTGTGAGCGGCGGCTGAGGCTGGTCTGCGCGTCAGCGCAGCTTCGGGGAGAACCACCGGGTCACGAGGCGCCCGATGAGGTTGAGGAGCATGACGATGATGATCAGGAGGAGGGCGGCGGCCCAGGCCCGATCGAAGTTGATGTTCACCAGGCAGTCCAGCACACCCTCGCGGCAGGGCACAGGGCCCTGTCGGTACTGGCTGAAGATGTACACCGGCAGGGTCATCATGCGGCCCTCGAACGGGTTGAAGTTGATCGAGTCCGACACACCGGCGGTGATCAGGATCGGCGCCGTCTCGCCGATCACCCGGGCGATCGCGAGCAGCACGCCCGTGGTGAGCCCGGCGACGGAGGTGCGGAGCACCACCCGGACGATGGTGAGCCACTTCGGCACACCCAGCGCATAGGACGCCTCCCGCAGCTCGTTCGGGACCAGCTTGAGCATCTCCTCGCAGGAGCGCACGACCACGGGGATCATCAGCACGCTCAGCGCGACCGCGGCGATGATGCCGAGCTTTGCTCCCGGGCCGAGGAAGATCGAGAACAGCGCGAACGCGAACAGGCCCGCGACGATCGACGGGATGCCGGTCATGACGTCCACGAAGAACGTCGTGACCCGAGCCAGCGCACCGCGCCCGTACTCGACCAGGTAGATGGCCACGAGCAGGCCGATCGGCACCGAGATGACGGTGGCGCACAGCGTGATCATCAGCGTGCCGACGGCGGCGTGATAGGCGCCGCCCATGTCCATGCCGCCGAACACGCCGCGCATCGAGGTGAAGAGGAACTGGCCGTCGAACCGTTCGGCGCCGCGCAGCACGACGGTCCACAGGAGGGACACCAGCGGGATCAGGGCCAGCCCGAAGGCGCCGTAGATCAGCACCGTCATGGTCCGGTCGGCGCGCCTGCGCCCGCCGTCGGCGGTGGTCAGCAGTGCTCGTGT is drawn from Promicromonospora sp. Populi and contains these coding sequences:
- a CDS encoding CarD family transcriptional regulator, whose amino-acid sequence is MTFTVGETVVYPHHGAALIEEIKVRKIRGEEKMYLKLKVAQGDLTIEVPAENVDLVGVRDVVGQEGLDRVFEVLRAPYTEEPTNWSRRYKANLEKLASGDVIKVAEVVRDLSRRDADRGLSAGEKRMLAKARQILVSELALAEHTEEEKAEAILDEVLAS
- the pstB gene encoding phosphate ABC transporter ATP-binding protein PstB, encoding MAQRIDVKDLDIYYGDFLAVEGVSMTIDPKSVTAFIGPSGCGKTTFLRTLNRMHEVAPGARVEGSVELEGVNLYGADVDPVAVRRTVGMVFQRPNPFPTMSIRDNVLAGVKLNNKRISKSDADDLVESSLRGANLWNEVKDRLERPGSGLSGGQQQRLCIARAIAVKPQVVLMDEPCSALDPISTLAIEDLIQELKKDYTIVIVTHNMQQAARVSDRTAFFNIAGTGKPGKLIEMNDTATIFASPAEKATEDYVSGRFG
- the pstA gene encoding phosphate ABC transporter permease PstA, whose product is MSATTETPGSAETRALLTTADGGRRRADRTMTVLIYGAFGLALIPLVSLLWTVVLRGAERFDGQFLFTSMRGVFGGMDMGGAYHAAVGTLMITLCATVISVPIGLLVAIYLVEYGRGALARVTTFFVDVMTGIPSIVAGLFAFALFSIFLGPGAKLGIIAAVALSVLMIPVVVRSCEEMLKLVPNELREASYALGVPKWLTIVRVVLRTSVAGLTTGVLLAIARVIGETAPILITAGVSDSINFNPFEGRMMTLPVYIFSQYRQGPVPCREGVLDCLVNINFDRAWAAALLLIIIVMLLNLIGRLVTRWFSPKLR
- a CDS encoding TetR/AcrR family transcriptional regulator, coding for MNNKRKPLDERRAEIVEAGLNVAMREGVESVTVRRVAQEAGISLGTVHYCFDDKDAMLRAMGRSIAMRASEPVLSALEVGPDRDKLEVATVDALLVGLKQHQHMRLLTFEFAVSGARTPVLREVAQAHLKQSIAMTREYLQRLADVAGVKFRTEIGALARTTALRIDGIELAWMVDQDDDAARQGFADLAHDVFDDMQP
- the ispD gene encoding 2-C-methyl-D-erythritol 4-phosphate cytidylyltransferase, with the protein product MTTLAILTAAGSGSRLGRDLPKALVELDGFPLVLHAARRLAASGVVDALVVTAPDGLVAVMTDLLADDPHVRIPVEVTDGGPTRQASVAAGLALARPGDDVVLVHDAARPLVPPDLVKRVVGAVRSGHGAVIPGLPVTDTVKQVRPDGDAELVTGTPDRSMLRAVQTPQGFARDLLVRAHRIGAARAAAEHLAATDDAGLVEALGEPVHIVAGDASAFKITTERDLLLASLVLQETNA
- the ispF gene encoding 2-C-methyl-D-erythritol 2,4-cyclodiphosphate synthase, producing the protein MTDPSSTPDPARPAPAAYPLPRTGIGVDVHAFAPDGSDREMWLGGLHWPGERGLAGHSDADVAAHAAADALFSASGLGDLGSHFGTGRPEWAGASGTTLLAEAARRVRAAGYMIGNVAVQVIGNQPRVGTRRDEAQAALSAAAGAPVSLTATTTDALGLTGRGEGVAAIATALVVPDGGGEA
- a CDS encoding D-arabinono-1,4-lactone oxidase, which produces MIWTNWARTVSVTPVRQEQPASEDELSDAVRRAVKGGHQVRVVGGGHSFSPAAATDGVQLNLDRMNALHRVERDPDTGHALVTVGAGMRLYQLNRVLAERGLAMQNLGDIDRQSIAGAISTGTHGTGARFGGLSTRVRGLTIVGPDGDVTRATPTERHDLFEASRLGLGATGVLSTVTIEAVPAFDLHAVEDIWPLEQVFEELDHLVDDNDHFEFFWFPTTRRVQILRNTRVEAGPGPSSSPGLGHRVRRAAARARSFLDDEVLANAALEGANRLATTFPATTPRLNAVAARALRPRDYRAPSHEVLCTNRRVRFREMEYAIPRALVVDVLKEIDDWLSSSRENVPFPMEIRFAPADDVWLSTAHGRETAYVAVQQYWRLPHARYFEAAEQIFTAAGGRPHWGKIHTRDAEYLADQYRHFPDFLRVRESADPEGVFTNPYTRGVFG